A genomic region of Luteolibacter arcticus contains the following coding sequences:
- a CDS encoding HNH endonuclease signature motif containing protein, with amino-acid sequence MKFFPIISRRTNYVGVSRIYSYRKYKDEISEDCAFRCVYCDCHCNSFGGHAAMELDHFRPKSERYFPELEDDPANLLLACRSCNGKKRDDWPMDKLGGLTHFEGVGYIDPFESERTLYFHVENCGSFSAKEDPAAYMIEQLALNRPFAVAVRARRILRGKLHAAIDSLAEELRSMEGSSPQAGQLGRIADLLQEANRALRKLELEDCPAL; translated from the coding sequence ATGAAATTTTTTCCCATCATCTCCCGCCGGACGAATTATGTGGGTGTGTCTCGGATTTATAGTTATAGAAAATATAAAGACGAGATATCCGAAGATTGTGCTTTCAGGTGTGTTTATTGTGACTGTCACTGTAATTCGTTCGGTGGTCATGCCGCGATGGAGTTGGATCACTTCAGGCCGAAGTCCGAACGTTACTTCCCTGAGTTGGAAGACGATCCGGCAAATCTTCTCCTTGCCTGCCGAAGTTGCAATGGAAAGAAGCGCGACGACTGGCCTATGGACAAATTGGGAGGTCTAACCCATTTCGAAGGGGTGGGTTATATTGATCCATTTGAATCTGAGCGGACACTTTATTTTCATGTGGAGAATTGTGGGAGCTTCTCTGCCAAGGAAGATCCCGCCGCTTACATGATTGAGCAGCTTGCGCTGAATCGCCCTTTCGCTGTTGCTGTTCGCGCTCGCCGAATTCTGAGAGGTAAATTGCACGCTGCCATCGATAGTTTGGCCGAGGAATTGCGTTCGATGGAGGGGTCGTCACCTCAGGCCGGCCAATTGGGGAGAATTGCAGATCTGCTACAAGAGGCTAATAGAGCTCTGCGCAAGCTAGAATTGGAGGACTGCCCTGCTCTCTAA
- a CDS encoding EI24 domain-containing protein, with protein sequence MPAAFGIVRRRPGILLWLIPPFLITLLLDVLVFWFAFGWMKDRIGGWLPQWAQAGWMVTGIQAFAAIGMLFVLGWTFAWMFLLLSSPFQDYVSAAVEKDRGKFVPDPAGFRGFLKSTSLSVLQSVILLVLTVPVMILGIIPVFGPILVFLWSSFVMGFSFFTIPAGRTARGLSDRIALARSHPKGMMGLGAVVAVAALVPFLNVLFLPVFVVAGTLLYLEGLDEEEAGAAHQGGLTAGEKGALDASEGSR encoded by the coding sequence GTGCCTGCGGCCTTTGGCATCGTTCGGCGGCGGCCGGGGATCTTGCTGTGGCTGATTCCGCCGTTCCTGATCACCTTGCTGCTGGATGTGCTCGTGTTCTGGTTCGCCTTCGGCTGGATGAAGGACCGGATTGGCGGGTGGCTCCCCCAGTGGGCCCAGGCGGGCTGGATGGTCACCGGCATCCAGGCCTTCGCGGCGATCGGGATGCTGTTCGTGTTGGGGTGGACCTTTGCGTGGATGTTCCTGCTGCTCTCCAGTCCCTTCCAGGACTACGTCTCCGCCGCGGTGGAAAAGGACCGGGGAAAGTTCGTCCCCGATCCCGCGGGCTTTCGTGGCTTTCTGAAATCCACCTCCCTGAGCGTCCTGCAATCGGTGATCTTGCTGGTGCTCACGGTGCCGGTGATGATCCTCGGCATCATCCCCGTCTTCGGCCCCATCCTCGTCTTCCTGTGGAGTTCCTTCGTCATGGGCTTCTCGTTCTTCACCATCCCCGCCGGCAGAACAGCGCGGGGGCTTTCCGACCGCATCGCGCTCGCACGCAGTCATCCCAAGGGGATGATGGGACTAGGTGCGGTCGTCGCCGTGGCGGCGCTAGTGCCATTCCTAAATGTGCTGTTCCTGCCGGTGTTCGTCGTCGCGGGGACGTTGCTCTATTTGGAAGGGCTTGATGAGGAGGAAGCTGGCGCGGCGCATCAAGGGGGGCTAACGGCCGGAGAAAAAGGCGCGTTGGATGCCTCCGAGGGGAGTCGGTGA
- a CDS encoding glycoside hydrolase family 43 protein, producing MMLRPGEIWYDTNGVPINAHGGGVLFHEGTYWWFGEHKIAGEEGNRAHVGVHVYASEDLIHWRDEGIALTVDDSPGSEIPTGCILERPKVIYNTRTGKFVMWFHLEPMGGGYGGARSAVAIADAPGGPYRFLHSLRQNAGVWPENLPEEWKHPLTDSEECELAALGLGGAPFPWYPKNVVFRRDFAVGQMARDMTLFVDDDGCAYHLYASENNGTLHVSLLDETFTQPAGRYIRIFPGRFHEAPAMMKWNGRYWLFTSDCTGWTPNTARLSSAPSIWGPWEEHGNPCLGSGAQIANSFESQPAFVLPVAGRRDAFIYMADRWRPGNAIDGRYVWLPVVFKHGLPVVEWRDEWELQSEWPA from the coding sequence ATGATGCTGCGGCCTGGCGAGATTTGGTATGATACGAACGGCGTGCCGATCAACGCACACGGCGGCGGCGTGCTTTTTCATGAGGGGACCTACTGGTGGTTCGGCGAGCACAAGATCGCGGGCGAGGAGGGAAATCGCGCGCATGTCGGCGTTCATGTTTACGCATCGGAGGATCTCATCCACTGGCGGGATGAAGGCATCGCGCTAACGGTCGATGATTCGCCGGGGAGCGAGATTCCGACGGGCTGCATCCTTGAGCGGCCGAAGGTGATTTATAACACGCGCACGGGGAAGTTTGTGATGTGGTTCCACCTAGAGCCGATGGGCGGTGGCTATGGCGGGGCGCGGAGTGCGGTGGCGATTGCCGATGCGCCGGGCGGTCCGTATCGCTTTCTTCACAGCCTGAGGCAGAATGCCGGGGTGTGGCCGGAGAATTTGCCGGAGGAGTGGAAGCATCCTCTAACAGATTCGGAGGAGTGCGAGCTGGCGGCGCTGGGTCTCGGCGGTGCGCCGTTTCCGTGGTATCCGAAGAACGTTGTCTTCCGCCGCGATTTCGCCGTCGGGCAGATGGCGCGGGACATGACCCTATTCGTCGATGACGATGGCTGCGCGTATCACCTCTACGCCTCCGAGAATAATGGGACGCTGCATGTTTCGCTGCTGGATGAGACCTTCACGCAACCGGCGGGCCGCTACATCCGGATCTTTCCCGGCCGATTCCACGAGGCCCCGGCGATGATGAAGTGGAATGGCCGCTACTGGCTCTTCACCTCGGACTGCACCGGCTGGACGCCGAATACGGCTCGGCTCAGCTCCGCGCCATCGATCTGGGGGCCGTGGGAGGAGCATGGCAATCCGTGCCTGGGCAGTGGGGCGCAGATCGCGAATAGCTTCGAATCGCAGCCGGCCTTCGTCTTGCCGGTGGCGGGGAGAAGGGATGCGTTCATTTACATGGCGGATCGTTGGCGGCCGGGGAACGCGATCGATGGTCGCTACGTGTGGCTGCCGGTGGTTTTCAAGCACGGGCTGCCGGTGGTCGAGTGGCGGGATGAGTGGGAGCTGCAGAGCGAGTGGCCGGCGTGA
- a CDS encoding glycoside hydrolase family protein: MKPNASRFFRFAVVVPALLGLLNSVSAAPRPWALVGSAAPFEAEYVGMVKGAVTLQGTGGVRKDFAIEKFSPEDQVFLFEMEAGNGRPFSFPKQTALTTKGGYKAGTLAKPGEKVVELGGGSELHVTEPVSLLAGGFNFTSPDAWLVFDQVPASKVSAEFLEKIRVYGSPAELGKNVRVSQYGAGAVVIPHGADFPAMTVFLAKGCTGAAMPLKCHDQEAVIEGMAVGSFRLKRGYMATIAQNKDGTGVSRNYVAQDHDLEVSSLPAGLDQGIGFLRVFPWRWTNKKGIAGGIHQGLNLGWFYDWNISTNSSADMEYVPIKQKRYWPGLNQDWKARGSLHLLGFNEPDKADQAKMSVDEAIQGWPELLKTGLRLGSPSTSDGGLNWLYQFMDKADAAGLRVDFVAVHYYRAHPNPGDAKGAAQQFHDFLKGIHERTKRPLWVTEWNNGANWTTAPDPDAKQQRDAIREMIEMLDKTPFVERYALYNWVEEVRELKRKDNSLTPAGEVYRDQVSPLGYVQEKAGR, encoded by the coding sequence ATGAAACCCAATGCTTCTCGATTTTTCCGCTTCGCCGTGGTGGTTCCGGCTTTGCTTGGACTTTTAAACTCGGTTTCCGCGGCTCCGAGGCCTTGGGCGCTGGTGGGGAGTGCGGCGCCGTTTGAGGCGGAGTATGTGGGGATGGTGAAGGGGGCGGTGACGTTGCAGGGGACGGGTGGAGTGCGGAAGGACTTTGCGATCGAGAAGTTCAGTCCGGAGGATCAGGTGTTTTTGTTCGAGATGGAGGCGGGGAATGGGCGGCCGTTTTCGTTTCCGAAGCAGACGGCGTTGACGACGAAGGGCGGTTACAAGGCGGGGACGCTGGCGAAGCCGGGGGAGAAGGTGGTGGAGCTGGGGGGCGGGTCGGAATTGCACGTGACGGAGCCGGTGAGCTTGTTGGCGGGTGGGTTCAATTTCACGTCGCCAGATGCGTGGCTGGTCTTCGACCAGGTGCCGGCGTCGAAGGTGTCGGCGGAGTTTCTGGAGAAGATCCGGGTGTATGGTTCGCCGGCGGAGCTGGGGAAGAATGTGCGGGTGTCGCAGTATGGGGCGGGGGCGGTGGTGATCCCGCATGGGGCGGATTTCCCGGCGATGACGGTGTTCCTGGCGAAGGGTTGTACGGGGGCGGCGATGCCGCTGAAGTGCCATGATCAGGAGGCGGTGATCGAGGGGATGGCGGTGGGGTCATTCCGCCTGAAGCGCGGCTACATGGCGACAATCGCGCAGAACAAGGATGGCACGGGGGTGAGCCGGAACTATGTGGCGCAAGATCACGATCTGGAGGTCTCGTCGCTGCCGGCGGGGCTGGATCAGGGGATCGGCTTTCTGCGGGTCTTCCCGTGGCGGTGGACGAACAAGAAGGGGATCGCGGGCGGGATTCACCAGGGGCTGAATCTCGGGTGGTTCTACGACTGGAACATTTCGACGAATTCCTCGGCGGACATGGAGTATGTGCCGATCAAGCAGAAGCGCTATTGGCCGGGGCTGAATCAGGATTGGAAGGCGCGGGGGTCGCTGCACTTGCTCGGCTTCAATGAACCGGACAAGGCGGACCAGGCGAAGATGTCGGTGGATGAGGCGATCCAGGGTTGGCCGGAGTTGTTGAAGACGGGGCTGCGGCTGGGTTCGCCATCGACATCGGATGGCGGGTTGAACTGGCTGTATCAATTCATGGACAAGGCGGACGCGGCGGGGCTGCGGGTGGATTTCGTGGCGGTGCACTATTACCGGGCGCATCCGAATCCGGGTGATGCGAAGGGGGCGGCGCAGCAGTTCCATGACTTCCTGAAGGGCATCCATGAGCGGACGAAGCGGCCGCTATGGGTGACGGAGTGGAACAACGGGGCGAACTGGACGACCGCGCCGGACCCGGATGCCAAGCAGCAGCGGGATGCGATCCGGGAGATGATCGAGATGCTGGACAAGACGCCGTTTGTGGAGCGTTACGCGCTTTACAACTGGGTGGAGGAAGTGCGGGAGCTCAAGCGGAAGGATAACTCGTTGACGCCGGCGGGTGAGGTGTACCGGGATCAGGTTTCGCCGCTGGGGTACGTGCAGGAGAAGGCGGGGAGGTGA
- a CDS encoding sensor histidine kinase, protein MSSQLSITNRQGPARISLAPAAFSVSARVAMQLGRESIASSNTAIVELVKNAYDADARRVKLKFTGLGTEDATLVVSDNGHGMTEDELRDHWLCIGTTNKQDSRFSKAGRVQTGEKGLGRLGLDRLCQRTTLQTRRKLSSEEEKQPELFSNLKPSAVELDIQWDRYQARGQRLETIAHEIYSLDHLDFDPISGDEADFSHGTRMILRGLKDIWNKERLTELSNELSLVLSPFADRADFSIEIETGLHLVGVDGDVLAPDDLLDQATWKVEAKIVSSITEQGAAGEKVSITMSSAQHKREYKLAEAPIPWREWMSHGTKEGGAIAESSKCGPVRFLMHVFVQAKGSGSEDSDQSANVRSFLSANRGIRIYRDGFRVKPYGDPSGANDWLRLAMRRSLNPAARSRKSWKLAYHQAVGAILISQVTNPNLKDQTNREGLSENEALFDLTAFAEKVVSWFEAIASEDYQKQNPREPKKAKVDPLSDPKNALARAEDAVAQLALAVSSGADGQESPPAAAEVALHAVQAARIEVSAIEKSHEAEVADLREEAEMVRSLASLGIMAAYFGHERVGDAGSVRQKMAELRRLIKNPNDSLFSSEEEKLETVELLEAGVMRLESFARFALDTVRPWKRTEPPADLVEVVHRTVSTFRDSLVRSGIKVEPSDIQGSWKEFIPLPVQGRTVQWECVITNLMVNALWALRQKVSSERMIRLSIDQDDGFVVFVFEDSGVGLEAGTEGNIFRAGFSTKRDHQGKQEGTGLGLTLVKSFVEEAGGSIAVIAKGELGGARFEIKAPIRQI, encoded by the coding sequence ATGAGTAGTCAGTTGTCCATAACCAATCGTCAAGGGCCGGCGCGAATTTCGCTGGCTCCTGCTGCGTTCTCAGTAAGCGCCCGAGTTGCGATGCAACTGGGGCGCGAGAGCATTGCCAGCTCCAATACGGCAATCGTTGAACTGGTAAAGAATGCCTATGATGCCGACGCTCGTAGAGTGAAACTCAAATTTACGGGCCTCGGGACAGAGGACGCTACTCTTGTCGTTTCGGATAACGGTCACGGTATGACCGAAGATGAATTGCGCGATCATTGGCTTTGCATTGGCACAACGAATAAACAGGACTCTCGCTTTTCGAAAGCTGGGAGGGTTCAGACGGGAGAAAAGGGTCTCGGGCGTCTCGGGCTTGACCGACTCTGCCAGCGGACAACGTTACAAACCCGCAGAAAGCTGTCTTCCGAGGAGGAAAAGCAGCCCGAATTGTTCTCAAACCTGAAGCCGTCGGCGGTGGAATTGGATATTCAGTGGGACCGGTATCAAGCTCGTGGGCAGAGATTGGAAACGATTGCTCACGAAATCTATTCGCTGGACCATCTCGATTTTGATCCAATCTCTGGTGATGAGGCGGACTTTTCTCATGGTACGCGAATGATCCTTCGAGGATTGAAGGACATTTGGAACAAGGAGCGCCTGACCGAACTGTCGAACGAGCTTTCGTTGGTACTTTCTCCATTCGCGGACCGGGCGGACTTTTCGATCGAAATAGAAACCGGCTTACATTTGGTTGGAGTGGATGGTGACGTTCTAGCGCCAGACGATCTTCTCGATCAGGCGACTTGGAAGGTAGAGGCGAAAATAGTCTCATCAATCACTGAACAGGGGGCGGCTGGTGAGAAAGTGTCGATTACGATGTCCTCAGCCCAGCATAAGCGCGAATACAAACTAGCTGAGGCACCGATCCCATGGCGGGAATGGATGAGCCATGGCACAAAAGAAGGAGGGGCAATTGCTGAATCCAGCAAATGTGGTCCCGTACGCTTCCTTATGCATGTCTTTGTGCAGGCGAAAGGAAGTGGATCTGAAGACTCAGATCAGTCGGCAAACGTTAGGAGCTTCTTGAGTGCTAACCGCGGCATTAGGATTTATCGCGACGGATTCCGTGTGAAGCCGTATGGCGATCCGAGTGGTGCCAACGACTGGTTGAGGCTCGCGATGCGAAGAAGCCTCAATCCAGCAGCTAGATCGCGCAAAAGTTGGAAGCTGGCTTATCATCAAGCAGTGGGCGCGATATTGATATCCCAGGTCACCAACCCCAATCTTAAAGATCAGACCAATCGTGAAGGACTCTCCGAAAACGAGGCGCTTTTTGATCTTACAGCATTCGCTGAAAAGGTTGTCAGTTGGTTTGAGGCCATAGCGAGCGAGGACTACCAGAAGCAGAACCCGCGCGAACCCAAGAAAGCCAAGGTCGATCCTCTGAGCGATCCTAAGAACGCTTTGGCCCGCGCCGAAGACGCCGTGGCACAATTGGCTTTAGCTGTTAGTAGTGGGGCTGATGGGCAGGAATCGCCTCCTGCAGCAGCAGAGGTGGCACTTCACGCAGTTCAAGCTGCTCGGATAGAGGTTTCGGCAATTGAAAAAAGTCACGAGGCGGAGGTCGCCGATCTCCGCGAGGAGGCTGAGATGGTACGCAGTCTTGCATCCCTTGGTATCATGGCTGCCTACTTTGGGCACGAGCGAGTAGGAGATGCGGGGAGCGTTCGCCAGAAAATGGCGGAACTTCGAAGGCTAATCAAGAATCCGAACGACTCACTGTTTTCATCCGAGGAGGAGAAACTGGAGACGGTTGAACTTCTCGAAGCAGGTGTGATGCGCTTGGAATCGTTTGCAAGATTCGCTCTCGATACTGTTCGCCCTTGGAAGCGAACTGAACCTCCGGCCGATCTGGTAGAGGTGGTTCATCGAACCGTTTCGACATTCCGTGATTCGCTTGTCCGTTCAGGAATCAAAGTCGAGCCATCGGATATTCAGGGATCATGGAAAGAATTCATCCCGCTGCCAGTCCAAGGGCGGACAGTTCAATGGGAGTGCGTTATCACGAACCTTATGGTCAATGCTCTATGGGCGCTCCGTCAAAAGGTCTCGTCGGAGAGGATGATTAGGTTGTCAATCGATCAAGATGACGGATTTGTTGTTTTTGTTTTCGAGGATAGCGGGGTTGGCTTAGAGGCGGGAACGGAAGGTAATATATTTCGAGCTGGATTTTCGACTAAAAGGGATCACCAAGGTAAACAAGAAGGAACGGGGCTTGGGCTGACTCTTGTGAAATCGTTTGTGGAAGAAGCCGGCGGTTCCATTGCTGTCATTGCGAAAGGCGAGTTAGGTGGAGCTCGGTTTGAAATCAAAGCTCCAATTCGTCAGATCTAA
- a CDS encoding rhamnogalacturonan lyase, whose product MSWRLKTRWLALLAGCGGFLASAPGLRAQMHMENLDRGVVALRSSSTQVYVGWRFLGLDPDNTGFHVYRSVGGADPVQLTATPVTNTTDYRDTPGSSSFSSTISYHVRPVIDGVLGSPSESFVLPANPVNQPFFSIPIEAPLGGTTPTGEAYTYSANDAAPADLDGDGDLDIVLKWDPSNSKDNSLAGYTGEVYMDGYRIDGTRLWRINLGKNIRAGAHYTQFIAYDLDSDGRAEVAMKTAPGTIDGLGNAVLLGGDSATADYRNGSGYILSGPEYLTVFDGLTGAALATASYTPARGTVSNWGDSYGNRVDRFLAGVAYLDGSRPSLVMCRGYYTQSHLVAWDWRDRQLTQRWHFAAANGTDYAGQGNHQLSVADVDADGKQEIIYGSMTVDDNGTGLYSTGLGHGDALHVSDFDPARPGLEVFAIHEDMGSSGNRGATFRDAATGAILWSTPATGDTGRGVAMDIDPNHPGAEAWASNSGNIYSAAGGVTGGKPSNMHQNFGIWWDADVLRETLDGTVISDIDPTSYGRTNVLQAWEYGATQNNSTKANPCLSGDLMGDWREELICRNGDSTALLVFVSRTTASRRLRTFLHDPQYRVALAWQNVAYNQPPHPSFFVGQDMVTLPLPNITTESIALPRSPGEVVWTGAASQTWDMGAANFRLTGNPAPIPFVAGDSVRFDETSALGAVTLAGALSPSVVVADHANPLAFTGAGSLAGSGSLDKRGAGTLTLSTAHSYAGGTILNAGMISLSHANALGTGTVTLRGGTLATGTFTVPNSIAVESDAAISGGHSGGNHGVKAISGSSTLTLTATNVFDLEGSLAGFSGRFLFGGSGSFRFFGSGGSALADFDLGTRSLSARSGSAFSLGSLSGLAGSFLSGASGGGNNAAVTYTIGGNHHDSVFDGVINNGNNTCAITKTGNGRLVLGGVNTYTGATQVQSGVLVVNGSLANSAVSVASGATLAGTGSLAGNLTLAADAKLGIAVTPALTRGLTVGGSVTLSGPVTVVAESLGGTLVAGTYLLLQYSGTLTGTPQLTWSPPVGSALVAAFAVQAGRIDLVLTDPQSAFEIWAEQRFGENAAEDLAGSLADADGNGVVNLIEYALGVAAGEPFELGRLPQAQLAGGRLGLSFQRIGDPSLTYTVEAGDSLESLEAIWSSSGAGNVAGPVVVEDVLEAVGRTRRFMRLRVSGEGG is encoded by the coding sequence GTGTCCTGGCGCTTGAAGACGCGCTGGCTTGCCTTGCTTGCCGGATGCGGTGGGTTTCTCGCGAGTGCGCCCGGTCTGCGGGCGCAGATGCACATGGAAAACCTCGACCGCGGGGTGGTGGCGCTGCGTTCCAGCTCCACGCAGGTCTATGTCGGCTGGCGATTTCTCGGCCTTGATCCGGACAATACCGGCTTCCATGTGTATCGCTCGGTTGGGGGTGCGGATCCGGTGCAACTGACGGCCACGCCCGTCACCAACACCACCGACTACCGCGATACGCCGGGTAGCTCATCCTTCAGCAGCACGATCTCCTACCATGTCCGGCCGGTCATTGATGGCGTGCTTGGGTCGCCCTCCGAGTCCTTCGTGCTGCCGGCGAATCCGGTGAACCAGCCGTTTTTCAGCATCCCGATCGAGGCTCCCCTCGGTGGCACCACGCCCACCGGCGAGGCCTACACCTACTCCGCCAACGACGCTGCGCCGGCCGACCTCGATGGTGACGGCGATCTGGACATCGTCCTCAAGTGGGATCCTTCGAACTCCAAGGACAACTCCTTGGCCGGCTACACCGGTGAGGTTTACATGGACGGCTACCGCATCGATGGGACGCGGTTGTGGCGGATCAATCTGGGAAAGAACATTCGCGCGGGAGCGCACTACACGCAGTTCATCGCGTATGACCTCGATAGCGACGGTCGCGCCGAGGTGGCGATGAAGACCGCGCCGGGCACGATCGATGGTCTGGGAAATGCGGTTCTGCTTGGCGGCGACAGCGCCACGGCGGACTATCGGAATGGCAGCGGCTACATTCTCAGCGGGCCGGAGTATCTCACGGTCTTCGACGGTCTAACAGGAGCGGCGCTTGCCACGGCCAGCTATACGCCGGCACGTGGGACGGTGTCGAACTGGGGTGACAGCTATGGCAATCGCGTGGATCGCTTTCTGGCGGGGGTGGCTTACCTTGATGGCTCGCGGCCGTCGCTGGTGATGTGCCGTGGCTACTACACGCAGAGCCATCTGGTCGCGTGGGATTGGCGGGACCGGCAGCTCACGCAGCGCTGGCATTTCGCCGCGGCCAACGGCACCGACTATGCCGGCCAGGGAAATCACCAACTCTCCGTCGCCGATGTGGATGCGGATGGGAAGCAGGAGATCATCTACGGCTCGATGACCGTGGATGACAATGGCACTGGCCTCTACTCGACCGGGCTCGGTCATGGTGATGCGCTGCACGTTTCGGACTTCGATCCCGCGCGGCCCGGCCTGGAGGTCTTCGCGATCCACGAGGACATGGGCAGCAGCGGCAATCGTGGCGCCACCTTCCGCGATGCGGCCACCGGCGCGATCCTGTGGTCCACGCCCGCCACCGGCGACACTGGCCGAGGTGTCGCGATGGACATCGATCCGAATCATCCCGGAGCCGAGGCATGGGCCAGCAATAGCGGCAATATCTACTCTGCTGCGGGCGGGGTTACCGGCGGCAAGCCGTCTAACATGCACCAGAACTTCGGCATCTGGTGGGATGCGGACGTGCTGCGAGAAACGCTCGATGGCACGGTGATCTCCGACATCGACCCGACCTCCTACGGTCGCACGAATGTCCTGCAGGCATGGGAATACGGTGCCACTCAGAACAACAGCACCAAGGCCAACCCGTGCCTGTCCGGCGACCTGATGGGCGATTGGCGCGAGGAGCTGATCTGCCGCAATGGCGACAGCACAGCGCTGCTGGTATTTGTCTCGCGGACTACCGCCAGTCGCCGTCTGCGCACCTTCCTGCACGACCCGCAGTATCGCGTCGCGCTCGCGTGGCAGAACGTGGCCTACAATCAGCCGCCTCATCCTTCGTTCTTCGTCGGTCAGGACATGGTCACGCTGCCGCTGCCGAACATCACGACCGAGTCGATCGCGCTGCCGCGCTCACCGGGAGAGGTGGTGTGGACGGGAGCGGCATCGCAAACTTGGGACATGGGCGCGGCGAATTTCAGGCTCACCGGTAATCCCGCGCCGATTCCATTCGTCGCCGGGGACTCGGTGCGCTTTGACGAGACTTCAGCGCTTGGTGCCGTGACGCTGGCCGGGGCGCTCAGTCCGTCCGTGGTGGTGGCGGACCATGCTAATCCACTCGCTTTCACGGGAGCGGGCTCGCTTGCCGGGTCAGGCAGCCTGGATAAGCGCGGTGCGGGCACGTTGACGCTTTCCACGGCTCATAGCTATGCCGGTGGGACGATCTTGAATGCGGGCATGATCTCGCTCAGTCATGCCAATGCGCTCGGCACGGGGACGGTGACGCTGCGCGGTGGCACGCTTGCGACCGGTACGTTCACGGTGCCTAACAGCATCGCGGTGGAAAGCGACGCTGCCATTTCCGGGGGGCACTCGGGCGGCAATCATGGGGTCAAGGCGATCTCGGGCAGCAGCACGCTCACCCTGACGGCGACCAATGTCTTCGACCTCGAAGGATCGCTTGCCGGTTTTTCGGGACGATTCCTTTTCGGCGGCAGTGGATCGTTCCGCTTCTTTGGGTCCGGTGGCTCGGCTCTCGCCGACTTCGATCTCGGCACGCGCAGCTTGAGCGCTCGCTCAGGATCGGCGTTTTCGCTCGGCTCTTTATCAGGGCTGGCTGGCTCGTTCCTCTCCGGTGCGTCCGGCGGCGGCAACAACGCGGCGGTCACCTACACGATCGGTGGCAATCATCACGACTCGGTCTTCGATGGCGTGATCAACAATGGCAACAACACGTGCGCCATCACGAAGACCGGCAATGGCCGTCTCGTTTTGGGCGGGGTCAATACCTACACCGGTGCCACGCAGGTGCAGTCCGGAGTGCTCGTGGTGAATGGCTCGCTGGCTAACAGCGCGGTCTCGGTTGCCAGTGGTGCCACGCTGGCGGGGACCGGTTCGCTAGCGGGGAATTTGACGCTCGCCGCTGATGCGAAGCTCGGCATTGCGGTCACGCCGGCATTGACCCGTGGGCTCACGGTCGGTGGGTCGGTCACGCTCTCGGGCCCGGTCACGGTGGTTGCGGAAAGCCTTGGGGGGACCTTGGTGGCTGGCACTTATCTGCTGCTCCAGTATTCCGGCACGCTGACGGGAACTCCGCAGCTCACGTGGTCGCCGCCGGTGGGTTCCGCGCTTGTGGCGGCGTTTGCGGTGCAAGCGGGGCGGATCGATCTTGTTCTAACAGATCCGCAGTCGGCGTTTGAGATCTGGGCGGAGCAGCGTTTCGGTGAGAATGCCGCGGAGGATCTTGCCGGGTCCTTGGCGGATGCCGATGGGAATGGGGTGGTGAATCTCATCGAGTATGCGCTCGGGGTTGCGGCGGGGGAGCCGTTTGAGCTGGGGCGTCTTCCCCAGGCGCAGCTTGCCGGGGGACGGCTTGGCTTGAGCTTCCAGCGGATCGGGGATCCGTCGCTGACTTATACGGTCGAGGCGGGGGATTCGCTGGAGAGCTTGGAGGCGATTTGGAGTAGCAGTGGTGCGGGGAATGTGGCGGGTCCTGTGGTCGTGGAGGATGTTCTAGAAGCCGTGGGGCGAACGCGGCGATTCATGAGGTTGCGGGTGAGTGGTGAGGGCGGGTGA